From the genome of Bacteroides sp. MSB163, one region includes:
- a CDS encoding ATP-binding protein, which translates to MISRSDIIEAIRMQSERIKKGQGYRRDLLSSLSPLLQDYALIISGIRRCGKSTLLFQMLMDKYQLEETVFLNFDTPLLYGFEFNDFRIVDEVIKENEKCRFLFFDEVQVVEGWEVYVRGKLDEGFYVVVTGSNASMLSRELGTKLTGRHITKELFPFSYAEYCGYKEQEIGEGSLYDYLYKGGFPQYLQLDNPDVLSDLVNDIVYRDIAVRYNIRDEHSLKSLLAYLVGNIGNLVSANKLKQVLGVKSTSTVSDYFSYFEQTYLISFVPRFSYSYKAQLLNPKKVYCVDNGVVSIASPSFTRDEGRRLENMVFAELRRRYSEIFYYNENQKECDFIIAENSVPCLAIQVCYSLTAENRKREVEGLLDALTFFNLPEGLLLSFNQRDKFIIGDKTVRVLPVYDYFKNIH; encoded by the coding sequence ATGATAAGTCGGTCAGATATCATAGAAGCAATCCGCATGCAGAGTGAGCGGATAAAAAAAGGTCAGGGATACAGGCGTGATTTGTTATCTTCTCTTTCTCCGTTATTACAGGATTATGCACTAATTATTTCGGGCATACGCCGGTGTGGAAAAAGTACTTTGCTGTTTCAGATGCTAATGGATAAATATCAGTTGGAAGAGACTGTTTTTTTGAATTTTGATACTCCGCTATTATATGGTTTTGAGTTTAACGATTTCCGCATAGTAGATGAAGTAATTAAGGAAAATGAGAAGTGTAGATTTCTTTTCTTCGATGAGGTTCAGGTTGTTGAAGGATGGGAAGTGTATGTCAGGGGTAAGCTGGATGAAGGATTCTATGTGGTGGTGACTGGTTCCAATGCTTCCATGTTGAGTCGTGAATTGGGGACCAAATTGACCGGACGGCACATTACTAAGGAACTTTTTCCTTTTTCTTATGCAGAATATTGTGGTTATAAAGAACAAGAGATTGGTGAAGGCTCTTTATATGATTACCTGTATAAAGGAGGCTTTCCGCAATACTTGCAATTAGATAATCCGGATGTGTTATCTGATTTGGTCAATGATATCGTCTATCGTGATATCGCGGTAAGGTATAATATTCGTGATGAGCATTCATTAAAAAGTTTATTGGCTTATTTAGTAGGGAATATAGGAAATTTGGTTTCCGCCAATAAACTCAAGCAAGTGCTTGGAGTGAAAAGTACATCTACTGTATCGGACTATTTTTCTTATTTTGAGCAAACCTATTTAATAAGCTTTGTCCCGAGATTCTCATATTCTTATAAGGCACAGTTACTAAATCCTAAGAAAGTGTACTGCGTGGATAATGGTGTAGTTTCAATAGCCTCTCCTTCATTTACCCGTGACGAAGGACGTCGATTGGAGAATATGGTCTTTGCAGAGTTGCGTCGCCGTTATTCGGAAATTTTTTATTATAATGAGAATCAGAAAGAATGTGACTTTATTATAGCTGAAAACAGTGTACCCTGTTTAGCTATTCAGGTTTGCTATTCATTGACTGCCGAAAACAGGAAGCGTGAAGTTGAAGGACTGCTGGATGCCTTGACCTTTTTTAATCTGCCTGAGGGATTATTGCTATCATTTAATCAGCGTGACAAGTTTATTATTGGGGATAAAACGGTTCGTGTACTACCTGTATATGATTATTTCAAAAATATACATTGA
- a CDS encoding DUF3800 domain-containing protein encodes MSKTFNIYCDESTHLKNDGHPYMLLGYVSIAYPQIKMAKEQIKAIKVKYNYKGELKWTNVHDATFPMYNELIKYFFTTDIKFRAVVVDKSQIDETRPEYTFNDFYFRMYYQLLHHLSDMENEYNVFFDIKDTCSHKKLHTLQDILKWNSSIRHFQFIRSHESYFVQLADILMGAINYNLRIEKGDVEGKVIAKRKLVDKIQEHADISLNRTTPLSKKKFNLFFISLK; translated from the coding sequence ATGAGTAAAACTTTCAATATTTATTGCGACGAAAGTACACATTTGAAAAACGATGGACATCCATATATGCTTTTAGGCTATGTTAGTATCGCATATCCCCAGATAAAGATGGCTAAAGAACAAATCAAAGCTATTAAGGTAAAGTATAACTACAAAGGTGAATTAAAATGGACTAATGTTCATGACGCTACATTTCCGATGTATAATGAGCTCATTAAATATTTCTTTACGACAGATATAAAATTCAGAGCTGTAGTCGTAGACAAATCTCAAATAGATGAGACTCGCCCTGAATATACTTTCAATGATTTCTATTTTAGAATGTACTATCAACTCTTGCATCATTTATCCGACATGGAGAATGAATATAATGTCTTTTTTGATATCAAAGATACATGTAGCCATAAGAAGCTCCATACATTACAAGATATTTTAAAATGGAACTCTTCTATCAGACACTTTCAGTTTATCCGTTCTCACGAAAGTTATTTTGTGCAGTTGGCAGATATATTAATGGGAGCCATTAACTATAATCTCCGAATTGAAAAAGGTGATGTGGAAGGTAAGGTTATAGCAAAAAGAAAACTTGTTGACAAAATTCAAGAACACGCAGATATCTCTTTAAACAGAACAACGCCACTATCAAAGAAAAAATTCAATCTATTCTTTATCTCACTAAAATAA
- the mdh gene encoding malate dehydrogenase — protein sequence MSKVTVVGAGNVGATCANVLAFNEVADEVVMLDVKEGVSEGKAMDMMQTAQLLGFDTTIVGCTNDYEKTANSDVIVITSGIPRKPGMTREELIGVNAGIVKTVAENALKYSPNAILVVISNPMDTMTYLALKSLGLPKNRVIGMGGALDSSRFKYFLSQALGCNANEVEGMVIGGHGDTTMIPLARLATYKGQPVSTLLSEEKLNEVVASTMVGGATLTKLLGTSAWYAPGAAGAYVVESIIHNQKKMIPCSVLLEGEYGESDLCIGVPVILGKNGIEKIVELELTADEKEKFAASAKAVHGTNAALKEVGAL from the coding sequence ATGTCAAAAGTAACCGTAGTAGGTGCAGGTAACGTAGGTGCTACATGCGCTAATGTGTTGGCCTTTAATGAAGTGGCTGACGAAGTGGTAATGCTGGATGTTAAAGAAGGCGTTTCAGAAGGTAAGGCAATGGATATGATGCAGACAGCTCAATTGTTGGGTTTTGATACCACTATTGTAGGTTGCACCAACGATTATGAGAAGACTGCAAATTCTGACGTTATCGTTATCACATCAGGTATTCCCCGTAAGCCGGGTATGACTCGTGAAGAGTTGATCGGTGTGAATGCCGGTATCGTGAAGACAGTTGCTGAAAATGCATTGAAATATTCTCCCAACGCTATCCTTGTAGTTATTTCTAATCCGATGGATACAATGACTTATCTGGCATTGAAATCTTTGGGGCTGCCTAAGAACCGTGTTATCGGTATGGGTGGTGCTTTGGACAGCTCTCGTTTTAAATATTTCCTGTCTCAAGCTTTGGGTTGCAATGCAAACGAAGTGGAAGGCATGGTAATCGGTGGTCATGGTGATACTACTATGATTCCGTTGGCTCGTTTGGCTACATACAAAGGACAACCGGTCAGCACACTGTTGAGCGAAGAAAAACTGAACGAAGTTGTAGCTTCTACTATGGTAGGTGGTGCTACGCTGACTAAGTTGCTGGGTACTTCTGCATGGTATGCACCGGGTGCGGCAGGAGCTTATGTAGTTGAGTCTATCATTCACAACCAGAAGAAGATGATTCCTTGCTCTGTATTGCTGGAAGGCGAATATGGCGAATCTGATCTTTGTATCGGTGTTCCCGTTATCCTGGGCAAGAATGGTATCGAAAAAATCGTTGAACTGGAACTGACTGCTGACGAAAAAGAAAAATTCGCTGCCAGCGCTAAGGCTGTTCACGGAACTAACGCTGCATTGAAAGAAGTAGGTGCTCTCTAA